The following are encoded together in the Juglans microcarpa x Juglans regia isolate MS1-56 chromosome 2D, Jm3101_v1.0, whole genome shotgun sequence genome:
- the LOC121250676 gene encoding auxin-responsive protein SAUR78 — protein MKKINMILRKCKSLSRQLGRSSSYSSLRSKSTREELWNGDMQDDDEHHKTVFVGSTRKRYVISSKYLSHPLIDALIDKTKHKTSSGDDILVVRCEVVLFDHLLWMLENADPNLSSECLQELAELYVF, from the coding sequence atgaagaaaatcaaCATGATACTGAGGAAGTGCAAGAGCCTGTCAAGGCAACTGGGGAGATCTTCTTCATACAGCAGCTTACGGTCCAAATCAACAAGGGAAGAATTATGGAATGGTGACATGCAAGATGATGACGAACATCACAAAACTGTATTCGTGGGAAGCACCAGAAAGCGATACGTGATTAGCTCCAAGTACCTTAGCCATCCTCTTATAGATGCCCTCATCGACAAAACCAAGCACAAGACTTCTTCAGGGGATGATATTTTGGTGGTCAGGTGTGAGGTGGTTCTATTCGACCATCTCTTATGGATGCTTGAGAATGCAGACCCAAATCTCAGCTCCGAGTGCTTGCAGGAATTGGCTGAGCTCTATGTTTTCTGA